The following are from one region of the Planctomonas sp. JC2975 genome:
- a CDS encoding glycosyltransferase has translation MVLTQGTRPAELARALASVTAQRGVAVDIVCVGNGWDPTGLPEGVRGLGLPENMGIPAGRNAGVPEVAGEFLFFLDDDEYLESDAFLADAIDRFRTDPSLGVLQPRVRTIDDSPAPRRWVPRLRKGDPARPSAVFSLLEGAIVMPRSVFEAARGWADPFFYAHEGIELAWRVWDQGRRAWYAGDLEARHPNVPTTRHSDFYWRNARNRVWVARRNLPAILIPVYVATWTGVQLLRGARSPGTLRPWFAGWAAGWRDDPGERRPMSWRTVWRMTLAGRPPVI, from the coding sequence GTGGTCTTGACGCAGGGGACGCGACCGGCGGAGCTGGCGCGCGCGCTGGCATCCGTCACCGCGCAGCGCGGCGTCGCCGTCGACATCGTCTGCGTCGGCAACGGATGGGACCCGACAGGGCTGCCCGAGGGGGTCAGGGGCCTCGGCCTGCCCGAGAACATGGGTATCCCGGCGGGACGCAACGCAGGTGTCCCCGAGGTCGCCGGCGAGTTCCTGTTCTTCCTCGACGACGACGAATACCTCGAATCGGACGCCTTTCTCGCGGATGCCATCGACCGCTTCCGCACAGACCCTTCGCTGGGCGTGCTGCAGCCGCGCGTCCGCACCATCGATGACTCGCCTGCACCGCGGCGCTGGGTTCCGCGCCTGCGCAAGGGGGATCCGGCACGCCCCAGCGCGGTCTTCTCTCTCCTCGAGGGGGCGATCGTCATGCCCCGCTCCGTGTTCGAGGCGGCCCGCGGATGGGCGGATCCCTTCTTCTACGCCCACGAGGGCATCGAGCTTGCGTGGCGGGTCTGGGATCAGGGGAGACGCGCGTGGTACGCGGGCGACCTGGAGGCGCGGCATCCGAATGTCCCGACCACACGGCACTCGGACTTCTACTGGCGCAACGCCAGGAACCGCGTGTGGGTCGCCAGGCGCAACCTTCCGGCGATCCTCATCCCGGTGTACGTCGCGACCTGGACTGGCGTACAGCTGCTGCGTGGCGCACGCTCCCCGGGCACGCTGCGCCCGTGGTTCGCTGGCTGGGCCGCCGGCTGGCGCGACGATCCCGGAGAGCGCCGTCCGATGAGCTGGCGCACCGTGTGGCGGATGACGCTCGCCGGTCGCCCGCCTGTGATCTGA
- a CDS encoding CDP-alcohol phosphatidyltransferase family protein, with the protein MSAPDSYRRPESIAQLREVTQPPEVRQRRNAEHWTAHLYLRRISPYLTWALLKTRISANGVTAFMILSGWLAAASLLIPGIGGAALAVVFGQVQMLFDCCDGEVARWRHSSSPAGHFLDAVGHYTTETFIAIVLGLRAASWPFDAPSDYLWTTLGFALALVLVLNKALNDLTRVARAYAGLPRLGNEEADAAPQHRLIALARRAVKFFPFHRMFHSVELTLVTFVVAVLALFTGTPATERVYLVVLMAFAILGLIGHFVAIISSRRLRS; encoded by the coding sequence GTGTCGGCTCCGGATTCGTATCGCCGGCCAGAGTCGATCGCTCAGCTGCGCGAGGTGACCCAGCCGCCGGAGGTGCGTCAGCGCCGCAACGCCGAGCACTGGACGGCGCACCTCTACCTGCGCCGCATCTCGCCGTATCTGACGTGGGCGCTGCTCAAGACCCGCATCAGCGCGAACGGCGTGACGGCGTTCATGATCCTGTCCGGATGGCTGGCCGCTGCCTCCCTGCTCATCCCGGGCATCGGCGGCGCCGCGCTCGCCGTGGTGTTCGGCCAGGTGCAGATGCTGTTCGACTGCTGCGACGGCGAGGTCGCCCGCTGGCGGCACAGCTCGTCGCCGGCCGGCCACTTCCTCGACGCCGTCGGGCACTACACGACCGAGACGTTCATCGCGATCGTCCTCGGACTCCGCGCTGCGTCCTGGCCGTTCGATGCCCCCTCCGACTACCTGTGGACGACGCTCGGCTTCGCGCTCGCGCTCGTGCTGGTGCTCAACAAGGCGCTGAACGACCTCACGCGCGTCGCCCGCGCATATGCAGGGCTTCCGCGCCTTGGCAACGAAGAGGCGGATGCCGCACCGCAGCACCGCCTCATTGCGCTGGCCAGACGCGCGGTCAAGTTCTTCCCGTTCCACCGGATGTTCCACTCGGTCGAACTCACGCTCGTCACGTTCGTCGTCGCGGTCCTCGCCTTGTTCACCGGAACGCCGGCAACGGAACGTGTCTACCTCGTCGTTCTCATGGCGTTCGCGATCCTGGGGCTGATCGGTCATTTCGTCGCGATCATCAGCTCGAGGCGACTGCGGTCGTGA
- a CDS encoding glycosyltransferase family 2 protein — MGESSSTGATGALPGVSYVMPVLNEAPYVRAAVERLLAQDYEGPYDITLAVGPSNDGTEVVLAELAREHPNVRVVPNPAASTSAGLNQAIRASAYPVVIRVDAHSLLPSDYTRIAVETLRRTGADNVGGLMDARGTTPFEKAVARAYKSRIGLGGTQHHVGGKEGPAQTAYLGSFRRDRLEAVGLFDEGVRRGQDWELNRRLRAAGGTVWFTPRLVVTYQPRSSIRSLVHQFFATGMWRGELVRRFASANSARYFAPPVLVLLLAASVIVGLVGLAGLIVGAPIGWLALAFAVPVLYVLFVVAAAAAIASRDGFAAMLRFIVVVPTIHVSWGVGFIGGFFELSHDLHSRSGR, encoded by the coding sequence ATGGGCGAATCCAGCAGTACAGGCGCCACGGGTGCGCTCCCCGGCGTGTCGTACGTGATGCCGGTCCTCAATGAAGCACCGTACGTGCGAGCCGCCGTCGAGCGTCTCCTCGCGCAGGACTACGAGGGTCCGTACGACATCACACTGGCCGTGGGTCCCAGCAATGACGGGACGGAGGTGGTGCTCGCCGAGCTTGCTCGTGAGCATCCGAACGTACGCGTCGTGCCGAATCCCGCCGCTTCGACCTCCGCGGGTCTGAACCAGGCGATCCGGGCATCCGCGTATCCCGTCGTGATCCGCGTCGACGCCCACTCGTTGCTTCCCTCCGACTACACGCGCATCGCCGTGGAGACGCTGCGGCGCACCGGCGCCGACAATGTCGGCGGCCTGATGGATGCCCGCGGCACCACTCCCTTCGAGAAAGCGGTCGCTCGCGCCTACAAGTCGCGCATCGGTCTCGGCGGAACGCAACATCACGTCGGCGGCAAGGAAGGGCCGGCGCAGACGGCGTATCTCGGATCCTTCCGTCGCGATCGCCTCGAAGCCGTCGGACTCTTCGACGAGGGTGTCCGTCGAGGTCAGGACTGGGAGCTCAACCGTCGCCTGCGCGCCGCAGGCGGAACGGTCTGGTTCACACCGCGACTCGTGGTGACGTACCAGCCGCGGTCGAGCATCCGCTCGCTCGTGCACCAGTTCTTCGCCACCGGGATGTGGCGCGGCGAGCTCGTGCGACGGTTCGCGTCCGCGAACTCCGCGAGATACTTCGCCCCGCCCGTGCTCGTCCTGCTGCTTGCGGCGTCCGTCATCGTGGGTCTCGTCGGGCTCGCAGGCCTGATCGTCGGCGCGCCGATCGGGTGGCTCGCACTGGCATTCGCCGTCCCCGTCCTCTACGTGCTGTTCGTCGTGGCCGCCGCAGCGGCGATCGCGAGCAGGGACGGGTTCGCCGCTATGCTGCGGTTCATCGTCGTCGTGCCGACCATCCACGTGAGCTGGGGCGTCGGATTCATCGGCGGATTCTTCGAGCTGTCGCACGATCTGCACAGTCGTTCAGGGAGGTAG